In Fusobacterium sp., one DNA window encodes the following:
- the dhaK gene encoding dihydroxyacetone kinase subunit DhaK, producing the protein MKKMINKPENIVEEMVSGMLKAYPKYLKRVEDLPVIVRKDKKEGKTALISGGGSGHEPSHAGFVGYGMLDGAVAGEVFTSPSADKVYEAIKSVNSGAGVLLIIKNYSGDVMNFEMAAEMAAIEEIEVKKIVVDDDIAVENSTYTVGRRGIAGTVLVHKMVGAAAEKGYSLGELEILGNKVIERTKTLGMALEPCMVPTTGKLSFELADDEVEIGLGIHGEPGTHREKIQPADVHVDHILEKIFKESNLKENDEVAVLVNGLGETTLMELFIINNRVSQVLGEKNIKVADTIVGNFMTSLDMGGFSITLTKLDDELKELLQAKADTPAFKRF; encoded by the coding sequence ATGAAAAAAATGATTAATAAGCCAGAGAACATTGTAGAGGAAATGGTTAGTGGAATGCTTAAAGCTTATCCAAAGTATTTAAAAAGAGTAGAAGATTTGCCAGTGATAGTGAGAAAAGACAAGAAAGAGGGAAAGACAGCTTTAATTAGTGGTGGAGGAAGTGGACATGAACCTTCACATGCTGGGTTTGTTGGTTATGGAATGCTGGATGGGGCAGTAGCAGGAGAAGTTTTTACATCACCTAGTGCTGATAAGGTTTATGAAGCAATAAAATCAGTAAATAGTGGAGCTGGAGTTCTATTGATAATAAAAAATTATAGTGGCGATGTAATGAACTTTGAAATGGCAGCTGAAATGGCAGCAATAGAAGAAATAGAAGTGAAAAAGATAGTAGTGGATGATGATATTGCTGTAGAAAATAGTACATATACTGTTGGAAGAAGAGGGATAGCAGGAACAGTTTTAGTGCATAAAATGGTAGGAGCAGCAGCAGAAAAAGGATATTCTTTGGGAGAACTGGAAATTTTAGGAAATAAAGTTATTGAAAGAACAAAGACATTAGGAATGGCATTAGAACCATGTATGGTACCAACTACTGGGAAATTAAGTTTTGAATTAGCAGATGATGAGGTAGAAATAGGGCTTGGAATTCATGGAGAACCAGGAACACACAGAGAAAAAATTCAACCAGCTGATGTTCATGTAGATCATATTTTAGAAAAAATATTTAAAGAATCTAATTTAAAAGAAAATGATGAAGTTGCTGTACTAGTAAATGGACTTGGGGAAACTACTTTGATGGAACTTTTTATAATTAACAACAGAGTGTCTCAAGTTTTAGGAGAAAAAAATATTAAAGTAGCTGATACAATTGTTGGTAATTTTATGACATCCTTAGACATGGGTGGATTTTCAATCACTTTAACAAAATTAGATGATGAATTGAAAGAACTTTTACAAGCTAAAGCTGATACTCCGGCATTTAAAAGATTTTAG
- the yqeB gene encoding selenium-dependent molybdenum cofactor biosynthesis protein YqeB has translation MEKKDDIIIVRGGGDIASGAIQKLYRSGFQVLVLETEKPSAIRRKVAFCEAIYENDIEIEGIRAKYAADEEEVKNCWEKNIIPIMIDSRGKMIEKFKPVAVVDGILAKKNFGTKRTMAPITIALGPGFSAPEDVDIVIETMRGHNLGRLIAEGTASVNTGIPGIIAGIGKERVIYSEYNGYIKNIEKIGSVIEKGDIIAVVGENHIYSPISGVLRGIIRDGYKVFEGLKIADVDPRIEEKENCFTISDKARNIGGAVLEAVLYLKKIKGV, from the coding sequence ATGGAAAAAAAAGATGATATCATTATAGTAAGAGGTGGAGGAGATATAGCTAGTGGAGCTATCCAAAAACTTTATAGAAGTGGATTCCAAGTTCTTGTATTAGAAACAGAAAAACCATCAGCAATTAGAAGGAAAGTAGCTTTTTGTGAGGCTATTTATGAAAACGATATTGAAATAGAAGGCATAAGAGCTAAATATGCAGCAGATGAAGAAGAAGTAAAAAACTGCTGGGAAAAAAACATAATTCCAATAATGATTGATTCAAGGGGAAAAATGATAGAAAAATTTAAACCAGTAGCAGTAGTTGATGGAATACTAGCCAAGAAAAATTTTGGAACTAAAAGAACTATGGCACCAATAACTATTGCTTTAGGTCCTGGATTTTCTGCTCCAGAAGATGTAGATATAGTAATAGAGACTATGAGAGGGCATAATTTAGGGAGACTCATAGCAGAGGGAACAGCCAGTGTTAATACAGGAATTCCAGGAATAATAGCAGGAATAGGAAAAGAAAGGGTAATTTACAGTGAATATAATGGATATATAAAAAATATAGAAAAAATTGGAAGTGTAATAGAGAAAGGAGATATAATTGCTGTAGTAGGAGAGAATCATATTTATTCTCCAATTTCAGGAGTTTTAAGAGGAATAATAAGAGATGGATATAAAGTTTTTGAAGGATTAAAAATAGCAGATGTAGATCCACGAATAGAAGAAAAGGAAAATTGTTTTACAATTTCAGATAAAGCTAGAAATATAGGTGGAGCTGTGTTAGAAGCTGTTCTTTATTTAAAAAAGATAAAGGGAGTATGA
- a CDS encoding sulfite exporter TauE/SafE family protein, whose translation MLKELLTSEFIILACLCFIGAFIDSVAGGGGLISLPAYLASGLPPHIALGTNKLSGFFSGVGSSINYARSGKVNWNLMKKLAPFSFIGAFIGVKIIIGTKPQYINYIVFIALVIVLAYTMANKKMGHESTFTGLNKLNVAKGMIMAFVIGFYNGFLGPGTGSFLVFFMMKIYGYDFVEANGDSKILNLVGNFTSLLVFGINGKVYFLYGIPISIIMLLGAQCGSRCAISKGSRFIKPVFLAVTTITALKMLKEMF comes from the coding sequence ATGTTAAAAGAGCTTTTAACTAGTGAGTTTATTATTTTAGCCTGTTTATGTTTTATAGGAGCATTCATTGATTCAGTAGCAGGGGGAGGAGGTTTAATTTCACTGCCAGCTTATCTAGCATCAGGGTTGCCACCTCATATTGCTCTAGGAACAAATAAATTATCAGGATTTTTTTCTGGTGTGGGAAGCAGTATAAATTATGCAAGATCAGGAAAAGTCAATTGGAATCTTATGAAAAAATTAGCTCCATTTTCTTTTATCGGAGCATTTATAGGAGTAAAAATTATAATTGGAACAAAACCTCAATATATTAATTATATAGTATTTATTGCCTTAGTGATAGTACTTGCTTATACAATGGCAAATAAAAAAATGGGACATGAAAGCACATTTACAGGTCTGAACAAATTAAATGTTGCAAAAGGAATGATAATGGCTTTTGTAATAGGATTCTATAATGGATTCTTAGGACCTGGAACTGGATCATTTTTAGTATTTTTTATGATGAAAATATATGGGTATGATTTTGTAGAAGCTAATGGTGACTCTAAAATTTTGAACTTAGTAGGAAACTTTACAAGTCTCTTAGTTTTTGGAATTAATGGAAAAGTATATTTTCTTTATGGGATACCTATTTCAATAATAATGTTGTTGGGAGCTCAGTGTGGTTCAAGGTGTGCTATAAGTAAAGGAAGCAGATTTATAAAACCTGTATTTCTTGCTGTAACTACAATAACTGCTTTAAAAATGTTAAAGGAAATGTTCTAA
- a CDS encoding RidA family protein codes for MKRIIHTEKAPAALGPYSQAIEVNGTLYVSGQIPFVPETMTLVSDCVKAQTKQSLENIKAILEAAGYTFKDVVRAGVFIKDMNDFAAVNEVYAEYLGDVKPARACVEVARLPKDVKVEIEVIAVK; via the coding sequence ATGAAAAGAATAATTCACACTGAAAAAGCACCTGCTGCTTTAGGACCATATTCACAAGCTATTGAAGTTAATGGAACTCTTTATGTTTCTGGACAAATTCCATTTGTTCCTGAAACAATGACTTTAGTTTCTGATTGTGTAAAAGCTCAAACTAAACAATCTCTAGAAAATATTAAGGCTATACTTGAAGCTGCTGGATACACTTTTAAAGATGTAGTAAGAGCTGGTGTATTTATTAAAGATATGAATGATTTCGCAGCTGTAAATGAAGTTTATGCTGAATATCTTGGAGATGTAAAACCTGCAAGAGCATGTGTTGAAGTAGCTAGACTTCCAAAAGATGTAAAAGTTGAAATAGAAGTTATTGCTGTAAAGTAG
- the moaA gene encoding GTP 3',8-cyclase MoaA, with protein MIDKIGREIEYLRLSITDRCNLRCQYCMSERNINFLPKGELLTIEEIKRIVKIFSKIGIKKIRLTGGEPLVRKNFIEILENIHSIKNIEEISLTTNGLLLEENFESLIKNGIKKINISLDTLNPILYNEITRGGSFNQVIKNIFRALDLGIERVKINTVLIKGKNDNEIMDFVKFSEKYPIDIRFIELMPIGDGKSFISMSNDKVIEIIKKERTLFSVEEKIGSGPAKYFKSHFSKGRIGFITPLSHNFCDKCNRIRLTPDGFLKLCLHWNRGINLKNIIRNKVTDDELEKIIFNAIYNKPEHHNMNKNIKENNIDKRSMNQIGG; from the coding sequence ATGATAGATAAAATAGGAAGAGAAATAGAATATTTGAGACTTTCCATCACTGACAGATGTAATCTTAGATGCCAATATTGTATGAGTGAAAGAAATATTAATTTTCTTCCAAAAGGGGAACTTCTTACTATTGAAGAAATAAAAAGAATAGTAAAAATTTTCAGCAAAATTGGAATTAAAAAAATTCGCCTTACTGGAGGAGAGCCTTTAGTAAGAAAAAATTTTATAGAGATACTGGAAAATATCCACTCTATCAAAAATATTGAAGAAATAAGTCTGACAACTAATGGTTTACTTCTTGAAGAAAATTTTGAATCTCTTATAAAAAATGGAATAAAAAAAATAAATATAAGCCTTGATACTTTAAATCCCATTTTATATAATGAAATTACAAGAGGTGGTTCATTTAACCAAGTTATTAAAAATATTTTTAGAGCATTGGATCTAGGAATAGAAAGAGTAAAAATAAATACAGTGCTTATTAAGGGAAAAAATGATAATGAAATTATGGATTTTGTTAAATTTAGTGAAAAATATCCAATAGATATTCGTTTTATTGAACTTATGCCTATTGGTGATGGAAAGAGTTTTATTTCAATGTCTAATGACAAAGTTATTGAAATAATAAAAAAAGAAAGAACTCTTTTTTCTGTAGAAGAAAAAATTGGTTCTGGTCCAGCTAAATATTTTAAAAGTCATTTTTCAAAAGGAAGAATAGGATTTATTACTCCATTATCTCATAATTTTTGTGATAAATGTAATCGAATAAGACTTACTCCTGATGGATTTTTAAAACTTTGTCTCCATTGGAATAGGGGAATTAATTTAAAAAATATCATAAGAAATAAAGTAACAGATGATGAACTAGAAAAAATTATCTTTAATGCTATATACAACAAACCTGAACACCATAATATGAATAAA
- a CDS encoding XdhC/CoxI family protein, which translates to MEEKILNEVYKSISQGKRAALVMVTEAVGSTPRKSGAMMGVFEDSIIGTIGGGNIEYKVIQDARELIKSEESKEFSYNLTTDDELRMNCGGSMKGFIKVFVPSPKLLICGAGHIGQKLFNIGKNLEFDIKIIDDREELKKDIPELTLGNFDEILKNEKITNNTYIVIATRGHLLDEKVLELVKNRGAKYIGIIGSKRKITNLKENLEKNSKIRDNIYAPIGLRISDGTPEEIAIEILAEILQVKNNGELVHRSLF; encoded by the coding sequence ATGGAAGAAAAGATATTAAATGAGGTATATAAAAGCATATCCCAAGGAAAAAGAGCTGCATTAGTAATGGTAACAGAAGCTGTTGGCTCTACTCCACGTAAGTCTGGAGCAATGATGGGAGTATTTGAAGATAGTATTATAGGAACTATAGGTGGTGGAAATATAGAATATAAAGTTATTCAAGATGCGAGAGAACTTATAAAATCTGAAGAAAGTAAAGAGTTTTCATATAACCTTACCACTGATGATGAACTTCGTATGAACTGTGGAGGAAGTATGAAAGGATTTATAAAAGTTTTTGTTCCCTCTCCAAAGCTTTTGATATGTGGTGCAGGTCATATTGGACAAAAACTTTTTAATATAGGAAAAAATCTTGAATTTGACATAAAAATAATAGATGATAGAGAAGAGTTGAAAAAAGATATACCTGAACTTACTTTGGGTAATTTTGATGAAATACTTAAAAATGAGAAAATAACTAATAATACTTATATAGTTATAGCTACAAGGGGGCATTTACTTGATGAGAAAGTTCTTGAATTAGTAAAAAATAGAGGAGCAAAATATATAGGTATAATAGGAAGTAAAAGAAAAATAACAAATTTAAAAGAAAACCTTGAAAAAAATTCTAAAATCAGAGATAATATATATGCGCCTATAGGATTAAGAATTTCTGATGGAACACCAGAAGAAATTGCAATTGAAATACTTGCTGAAATACTTCAAGTAAAGAATAATGGAGAATTAGTCCATAGGTCACTTTTTTAA